The region TTATACAGCTAAAATCTTTGTGGTgaatcaagtatttgatttttgCCTCAGGTTACTGATGGAGAAAGATTGCCCTTGGCTGTCAAGGAGTTGGGAACTTGCGACCTCTACCCACAAGTGAGTTTGCTTTACTTTCTGAACCTAAATATATGGATTTGTGTGAGAATGAAAGAATTTTAATCAGCTCCAAGTTTAACTATTATAACATTGGCAGTTTGGCACTCTCATTGACCAGAAACAAAGTTTAGTAACAGTCTTTGTATAACATAACCATTTCCATTAttctgttttatattttgttttgatcAGTGTATTTTTTGTAtgtgcattatttttatttacttgaatGTATGTTGTGATTGTCCTATTAATTGGATCAGTTTTGAGTAGACTCAGGTAAGCTGCATTATTAATCTTAAAATGTCTTTTGATGTTATTTCATCTTGCTTTCATACTCTACAGAGCTTAAAACATAATCCCAATGGAAGGTTTGTTGTTGTTTGTGGAGATGGGGAATACATCATATACACAGCTCTAGCTTGGAGAAATCGGTCTTTTGGCTCAGCACTTGAATTTATTTGGTCATCTGATGGAGAATATGCTGTGAGGGAAAGTACATCAAGGATTAAGATATTCAGTAaaaattttcaggtaaaataTATTCGCTTCATATTTATTGGACCCTATGTCTTCATTTTCTTTACAGGCGGTTAATCTTAGGAGGTGTTtggtccaaactccaaagaATGTTTTGAGGCAATGTAACATTCCTAGGAATCTCACATAGCCTAAGAATGTGGAGGGAATTGTGATTTGCATGGATGTTACCAAAAACAAAGTTTGcaaatctcacattcccttgaCTAAACAAGGGAATATGATATTACAATATTCACATTCCTGGGGTTATTTGagataacttgaaccaaatgcCCACTTAATACCTTGTTCCATTGACTATGTGTACGGTGTACCCTAGATTACATTCATTTTACACACATTTTGCTCTTATTCACAATCTTGTGGTGCCTGTGAGTTATAGTTTCTCCTTTTAATCATAATGCCCTTCAGGAGAAGAAGAGCATTCGGCCTACATTTTCTGCTGATCGCATATATGGGGGTACTCTTTTGGCGATGTGCTCAAATGATTTCATTTGCTTTTATGATTGGGCTGACTGCAGGTTGATACGACGCATTGATGTTAATGTTAAAGTAAGAATAAGAAGATGGGTGGTTATTTATTGTTAGGCTAGGGCTACTGATTTACTCAATAATCATTTGCTGTTTTGCTCCAATTTTTCCAGAATCTCTACTGGGCTGAAAGTGGTGATTTATTAGCAATTGCAAGTGACGCTTCATTCTACATTCTTAAATATAATGTGAGAGCTCTCATTCAGCAATTCTTGATCTCATACATATAATCTTATATTTAAGAACTGATTGGATTTGAGTTAAATATTGCAGCGTGATGTTGTTTCTGCACATTTTGATAGTGGAAGATCAGTTGATGATCAAGGCATAGAGGATGCTTTTGAACTCCTTTATGAGATCAGTGAACGGGTTAGAACTGGAATATGGGTTGGGGATTGCTTCATTTACAATAATTCTTCCTGGAGACTGAATTACTGTGTTGGTGGTGAGGTAAATAATACATCTTTAATTGTTTGTTTAAATTGTACTCTTGCAGATTATATTTTGTTCTTACACGCGAGCAAGCAACATGCTTTATATGATATTTTCAGGTTACCACAATGTTTCATTTGGACCGCCCAATGTACCTGCTGGGGTATCTGGCAAATCAAAGTAGGGTTTATCTCATTGACAAAGAGTTCAAGTGAGTAGGGATTCTCATAGTGTTTTATATGGAGGGATTATTACTTAGATCAATACCTAATAGACTTCTATAATGGTTTGCCCTAGTGTTATTGGATACACATTACTCCTAAGCTTGATTGAGTACAAGACACTTGTGATGCGTGGTGATCTGGAGCGAGCAAATGAGGTTTTACCATCAATTCCTAAGGAGCATCACAATAGGTACATCATGTAGTTAGCCATTTGTAATTATTTCAACATCATCTGGCCATTGGAAAATGATGATTTACTTGCAATCGGGTTTGGAATTTTATTACTTCTTCCCAGTGTTATCAAGGCGTCGCCTAGGCGACGCCTAGGCATCTGGGCGGTCGACAACGATCGCCTAATCTGCTCGCCTTGTCTAGAACAAAACGGCCGGCGAAGTCGCCGGAAACAGccgcacgcgccggcgcgtgacgGCGGAGCAGTTCAGAGACGGTGGCGCGTGACGGCACGTGAGCCCTCCGATAGCGACCGGACTTCTTGTCGTGGTGTCGTCGCTGCTCCCTAAACCTAGCCCAAGCACTGACTTTTACCGCCGATCCCAGTTTAGAGTTGAAAGctgtatattctatattttcCCTGTACATATGTCTGATTTTTCTATGCCtctttgtgtatatatatacatacatagaaaggactcaaaaaaaaaaagaaaaagaaaggactCTTGAGCTGCCCAATATAGTTCAAGTCTCAAGGAACAAGTCTCAATGAACTTTTGGGTTGCCCAATGCAATACAAGTTTCAAGGAATATTAATATGGCATTTgacatttaatattaatttttttaaatcagattatatatatatatatatatatatatatatatatatatatatattactcatcGCCTAGGCaacgcctaggcggtcgcctagtcgACTAGTCGACTAGGCGGTCGACAACATCTCGCCTAGAAAGTCCGCCTTGATAACCTTGCTTCTTTCGCAAAACAGCAATTGGTCTTTTGGACGAGTCACGGACTCGGTTCAAGAAAATTGCAGATGCCATTTTGGTACACTTAATATACTGGACTGTCTGTTAGGAGATTATTTACAATGGCTTTAAAGCTGCTTTGCATTACATTACTGCACAATACACAttctaaaagtggcaaaaaaaagCAAATGAAAACTACATAAAAATGGACTCATATGTATTCTTTTTATGACTATTTCCTTCCTTGTATCTTGTTTCTTGCAAATTAAATTGTATGTTTAATGATTAAGAAATGACCTTTGTCTCAGTGTGGCCCGTTTCCTGGAATCTCGAGGGATGGTAGAGGAAGCATTAGAAGTTGCTACTGACCCTGATTACAGATTTGAACTGGCAATACAACTAGGGAAGTTAGACATTGCTAAGGCAAGTGCATCTAACTTTTAGTTATCAAAACATTgcattcttctttttccttttttttatgTTCTGTGGTTAGAGTTGTTAAAGTGTTCTTCTTTTACTTTTATACTTGCAGGAAATTGCTTTAGTAGCTCATAGTGAATCCAAGTGGAAGCAGTTGGGTGAACTTGCTATGTCTTCTGGAATGGTAATTGTTCAATTTCCATTTATGCTGACATTGCTTCTCTTGAATCTCTTCAACTTTGTTTGTTGTTGATACTTATCttgatataatatatggagTAGTGTAATTGCTTTTTGACAAGTTGACCTCACAAATTTTATGACTTGTGAAATTACCACTTGTGACAATTCCTTTACATTTCAGTTTTGCTATTTGATTTAGTGCTTATAATAATGTTCTACCTTTTCTTAAGCTTTTGAAGACACTTCTTTTGTTGTGTTTTGCAGTTAGACTTGGCCGAGCAATGTTTGAAGCAAGCAAATGACTTGAGTGGTTTATTATTACTGTACTCATCTCTAGGAGATGCCGAGGGAATAACTGAACTTGCATCTCTTTCCAAAGAGCACGGGAAAAATAATGTTTCATTCCTTTGTCTTTTCATGTTGGGTAAAGTGGAAGAGTGCATTCAGCTATTGGTTGACAGGTAGTACTATTGATTGCTTGTCCAGATTCTTGTCAGGTGTAGTGCTTTTAAATTTGTAACATTAAAATGAAAGTTTTTTCAATATTTCAGCAATCGGCTACCTGAGGCTGCATTTATGGCGCGATCTTATTTACCGAGTAAAGTATCTGAAATAGTTGAGATTTGGAAAAAGGACCTTAATAAGGTTAGTACTTGATCTGCCATTATctgaaatacttcaaaatttATTGCTTAGTTGTGAGCTATATGGAGATTCTGAGAGTTGTGTATTGGTTTAACTCTACACTCCTGCTCATTTATATCCTTTTCAAAGCTCCTTGAAAAGGAAGAAGTATGTTCTTACCTCAAAGGGGtttcatttattttcataataatcTTCAACAATAACCTTTCTGTATTCTGGGTGATTTCTACTTGGTCACTCTACTTTTCGTACTTTAGATGTAATATCATTTTGAAGCTACCTAAATACTCCGTTTGGTATGTAGATTTGATTTGTCCAAATAGGCTCTTAATACTGAAAAGTTAAAACAATCAATGGGTATCGTGTTTGGATGGGTGGAAGTTTTATCCTTTCTtgggggaagaaaaaaatgcagGGAAATTGGGTGAGAAAATAGTTCCCCATCGCCCTGTCCTATCAAATATTTAATCCCCAAAATGATAAGAAAATGTGGAGATAAATTGGTTCAGTTCTCAACACAATTTACATGCCCCATATACGTTTATGACTCTTCTCTCTCCCTTCCTAAGTTCCTCTcatccaaaaataaatttttgtccATTTTCCTTTCCCTCATTTCTTCTGCCCCATTTTTTTTTCACCACTTTCTACCACCCAAACACAACATTATGCCTTGACATATTTCATTGTTTGAATTTTGGAATACAGATTAACCAAAAAGCTGCTGAGGCTTTGGCTGATCCCAAAGAATACCCTAACCTGTTTGAAGACTGGCAAGTTGCACTTGCAGTTGAATCTAGTGTTGCTGAGACAAGGTATGTAGGGCTATTTTCAGCTTCTTCtggttttatatttttaatcttaaaattattCTGTTGGAGTATATCAAAATATGCTTAGGATGTTCCTTCTTTTCTGTTTTTTATTGTCCCGGCATCACTACCATTATGCTAAAGGATTGAATTGGAGTATATCCtgcaattttataatttgatttatcagtgtatgtgtatgtatatgtatataaatgtgtgtgtgtaatcTAATCTGAAATTGGTTATTAACTCCTCGGTTATTTGTTCTCCACCGGCATCTGAATATGTTAATCAAGCTGATAGATCAATAATAAACCTCGTGGAGGCTTTCAGGAACATGAGGATGGATGAAGAGCAACCCCTTCAGAATGGAGACTTGGATCATGAGGTATGTATTATTGTGTTGTCAATTGCAAAGTGGACTATTATATGCATATTTgtgaaaattgagaaaatggaaatcaacaatttaacttttatttgaATGGCTTTATAGAAAGATGTTGCCTTGTAACCTGTAATCCCTGTTCCTTTTTCATTCTCTACATCCATTTTAAACCTGCAGAGTAACTGAATTTTTTGACCCTTTTGAAACTTTTTCTATTCTAGTCACTAAACACTACTTGAGTATCTTCATTTTGGGTTGTGTTTCATTTGCTTTCTTGTGCAGGTTGCAGACCAGAATGGGGATGAGGTGCAAGATGATGCTCAAGAAGAGACTGTTCTGGTGGATGCTGACTCCATGGATGGTGCAGTACTCATTAATGGAAATGGGACTGAAGAACAGTGGGGTATGAATAATGAAGGAGAAGAGTTAGCCTAAAAGCAATTTGTTGGACCAGTATGAAGTTCTTAGTTTTGTTGCTGGTGATTAGTTCAATTTCTTTTAGCTACTATTTCTGACTTTTGTGCTTGCTTCCaaatcttgtctttttctttgtcccacgttttttttaatcactCTATTATTCATGTTGCTTTCTGATTTTCTGGTGGGTGGGTAGTTAATAATTTTGTAAGACCTTGTTGGAAAGTTCATAAGATTATTGGGGAGCACTTTTGGGTCTAGGACCTATAGTTTCTTGTACTGTTTGTGCTTTTTTCATTATCAAATCCTTATTTGAATTTGGTTGAGTTTTTAGAGTAGTAGATTATCTCTGACACATATCCTTCTCCATTTCTATATTTTCCCTCCACTCGTCCTGTTTGTCCAGCTGTGTATTGTATCCTGTGATGGAGCCTTACTTTCCCCTCCTGTTTTATTGGTTTTGCAGTGCTTACACCACATCAGTGATTCCAGTCAAGAAGGTTGGTTCCAGCTGTATGTAATTCATCAAAAGGTGATAATTGAGTTCTCGTTGCTAAATGTAATGTGATTGATGAACGGATGTTGTTGTTTAATATGGTTCTAGAGCTTCTTGCATTTCCCACACATTCTAGAGTTCCAAATATTACTTGTACACTCGCCTAAATTGAATCAAAAGCAACCTTTCATGTTTTATTGTagtttagattttaattaatctGTTCATTTTGAAACTAAAATGACAAAACACCTAAACTGGTAGAGTTGCTTTTTTCTCATTCTATTTTTAGCATCTTTATACCTCTTATTCACTGTGGTTTCTTGCTTGCTGTTTTACACCAGGCTTGTTGTAACTGTTGTATCAAGGGACCAAGTTCATGGCTAGCTGCCTACTTGTGGTGTGATTTTGTAGCAATGAGTTATGTCAGCATACTGTATACACACCTTCCAAGCTTGAGTTATTAGTTGAGTTGCGCATAGTTGTTTTTGTTAACATTCTTTTGAGCtaacttttttttgtttctttttcttttttaatgttcCAATCTTTACATATCATCATGAATGTAGGAAACACTTGATATTAGTGTATGAAAGGAAGAGCTGGTTTTACAATCATGTTATTTAGCTGGGCTTACCCCACTCTGACTGGTAGCAATCATGATGTATGATTCGGTTATGATACAAGtaaaaatcatcaaaatatatatatatatatatatatatatatatatatatatatatatatattttttttttttctaaacggAGCCGAATACTTCATTTTTTAGTCCAACCAAGCCAACCATAACAGAATATAATACGAAATAGTAAGTAATATGAATTTCCCCCAAAAGGTTCTCATTGTTTTTCATGCTCCAATTTTTGGATGATTCCATGAATTTATTTAGGTAAAAGGGGACTATCTCTCTCGGGGGAAAGAACGGGAAAATCTGAAATGCCTCCACTTTTGCTCTTATAAATCGAAGGCTATCATCAACAAAAACCAGGTGTGAGACCGGTGGAGCCCCTATAGCCACTATGCACCCATGAATAGCACCCTTATCCTACCCACCCTGCACCCATGAATAGCCCCCTTATCCTACGCTTGCAACAGCAACAACCAAAACCTCAAGCCTCTTGTAGGTACCACTGTCTCTGCCATATCCCCATTAAGTATAATATTGTATTTAACCGTTGATACACAAGTCATGATCAAATTTACCCACTTCCTCGGAAATCCAAACCCCTCCAACATCATCTTTAAAAACCTCACTCCATCCTATCGTATGTCTTAGCCATGTCCAACTTTAGAGCAATCCAATTCATCACCCCTATTTGCTTATGATGAAAAAAATGCCCAACCTTTGCCGCCACAAAGATATTATATGTGATCAGCCTGTCCGGAATGGATGCACTTTGCGACCTCGACACCACCTCCTTAAGTAAGCTCTTAATGCTATTGGGCTATTGGCAAGCATCTTTGAATAGATATGAGATTCGACACTTTGGTGGTTTTTGAAGCTAAATGATGCTAGTTAgatgatatttatttatttggacattaattaataattaataataataatataataatataatataatgtataagaaaagtaaatattcattttcagattaataatttacttcatATGTTACAACATTTAAAACATACCACCAATATTACTTCTCAAATCCAGATTTCGCAGAGGAAGCTCGCGCTGTAACAATGAGCAAAACCTCTACAGTTTCTCTCCGTTGATCTCATTCTGTCTCACTACCGGTGATTCCAATTGCACCCAAGCTTGCTTGTTTGCTTCGTCTCCCTATTTCACTCCGATCTTCCGGTTCGGTTATTCAATCTGTGCAGCATCTATTTCCTCTGTGAAAAATGGTGAGTCTCTCTGTCTTCTCCGCTCTTTCGGCGTTTTTCCGTATTCAGTTACGAGCTAGATCTGATTGGATTTGGCGAGGCTCGTCGATCATTGTTTGGAGAGTGGCGGTTTTATTTTCACGATTCTCTTGCGAATTGCGTAGTTTAGGATTCTGGTTTGAGCGCTGGGAGTTGTAATTCGCTGAACATTTTAGTGTGCTGAGATCTGGTACTGTTGTGTTTTGACTGActcaattttgtttctttttgttcGGACCGTGAAATGCTGCAGCCTCTGAGGTTGGAAATTAAGGTACTTTGCTATATATCAATACATGCATTAATGTGTTTCGATAATATTTTCAATAACAATATGCTAGAGGCTGACTTTGATTGTTGCATCAGAGAAAACTTGCTCAAAGATCAGAAAGAGTAAAGTCAGTGGATCTACATCCAACAGAGCCATGGTAACTAGCTTTTATTTTCTTATCAGACAATGCCATTTAAGTTTTATGTATATGAATGCATAGTCTTTACAGTGTCATTCTAGTTGATATTGGACCTACACTGCGGCTAGGAAATTACTTTAAAAACATGCTAATGTTCTacttctatatataaaaaaaaacttatcctAGATTAAAATCTATCCTGATGGATGAAGATTATTAGCTTCAGGTTATTCAAATACTTATTCACTGGTCCTACTCTTGTTATTTCTCCAGGATATTAGCAAGTTTATATTCAGGGACTGTTTCCATTTGGAACTACCAAACTCAGGTAAATGCAACTTTACTGATGCTTGTGTTGTGTTCCATTTTATGTTGTTTTGGTTGGTGCTATTTAGTAGCCAACATGTTTCACTCTTCTTCTCATGCGTTTTGCCTTTTACCTGGATTTTAAAATAGTGTTCTTTCCTCCCAAAAAGCTTTGTTAAATATGATATGCATGTGCTTTTATTTACTGCTAACAGAGTGGGTCTTTCATCTACTGCAACTAGTGAAGTATTTTGTTCAATTGTTGTTATATTTTAGGGACATGAATAAAATCCTTAATTGGAGTAGTTGCAGCAATAATAGTAGTTATTTTTGTTGGTGGTGCTGAATATTCAACTCAGTTTTTCTTAGATAAACAAGTTTTCAGTTATCAAATGCTAATGAATGCTTCATCTTGTTTGTTGCAGACAATGGCAAAATCTTTTGAGGTCACTGATCTACCAGGTGCCTGAGTAGGAATGAGTTGAATGTTTGGTTGGTCAGAATATGTATAAGCAACGTTTTGCCTTGATGAAGGTTGGCTGTTCTGTAACACCTACTTTATTATCTTGCAGTTAGGTCTGCAAAGTTCATAGCACGTAAGCAGTGGGTTGTCGCCGGTGCTGATGACATGTTTATTCGGGTATACAACTACAATACCATGGATAAAGTCAAAGTATTTGAGGCTCACACTGATTATATTAGGTGTGTAGCTGTGCATCCTAATCTTTCATATGTGTTGTCATCTTCTGATGACATGCTTATAAAGCTATGGGACTGGGAGAAGGGCTGGATATGCACTCAAATTTTTGAGGGCCACTCCCATTATGTGATGCAAGTGACATTTAATCCAAAAGATACCAATACTTTTGCTAGTGCATCTCTTGATCGAACAATAAAGGTAAGGGTTTTtcttgttgtgttttttttttttttttttttttttttttttttttgtttttgttttttttttttccttctgtaCTCTCAAACACtatcattatataaattggttgaGTTTGACAATTGGAAGATGCTCATACTTCTATTTATAGATTTGGAATCTTGGCTCCCCTGATCCAAACTTTACCCTGGATGCTCATTTGAAAGGTGTTAACTGTGTAGACTATTTCACTGGTGGTGATAAACCTTTCTTAATTACTGGTTCTGATGATCATACTGCTAAGGTTTGTCACTCATTTCTGTtctcactttttctttttttggttgatCAGAATGGTGCAATCTGAATTCTATTTATATTTGGAACAGGTGTGGGACTACCAGACTAAAAGTTGTGTACAAACTCTTGAAGGGCATACACATAATGTCTCTGCTGTATGTTTTCATCCTGAACTACCTATTATAATCACAGGTTCTGAAGATGGTACGGTTCGTTTATGGCATGCAACAACATATAGGTAAAGTTTTCATTAAATGGTTCCTTGGTGATTAGTAGTGTTGTATTTAAGCTGAGCTTAAATAAATAGGGCTCAACTCTGTGTGTGCTTTATTGAGCCCTAGAAATGAAAGATTGGCCTCAACCCAGTAATCATTTAGGCATTTCAAAATTGGTTGTATGCACAAGGAAACCACTTGCTATTAAAgataagggaaaatgacacatTTTCCCCCTGAGTTATATGCATATAGCAATTTTTCCCTCCTGAGTTATTCATGTATCAACATTTGCCCCCTTCAGCTGTGTTAAAAGTGGCTGTTTTCCCCgtgatgttaaattgacatttttgcccttaaaaataactatttcttttatttttcttctccaacaaattattgcttatatgtatggatgactATGATTCGATCCTAATCGGACACTGTAGTAATCATACcaaaatagtatagacggttctggttacgattcataaccggaaaaaaataaaaataaaaataaaaaatttgttgaaccgtgaaccggaacggaaccgcagtcatatatagtgaaaatgatcaaacactatTGGTAAATGATAAatcggttcggttccaatttcgattttgaatcgcaaattcaaattttatttatgtatttatttttaaattctatttcttatttttaaaatagtttaaattcaacaattattttattttatttttttccggTTTTGAATCGTAATcataaccgtccatactatttaggtTCAATTGCTATAGTATCTGATTAGGTTCGAACCAAACCATGGtcttccatacatataaatattaatttgttggagaataaaaataaatgaaatagttttttttttttttttgagaataatgaaatagttatttttaagggcaaaaatgttaatttaacaTCACATGGGGAAAAATCGccaattttaaaataactggggggggggggggggggggggggtgaaagTGTATTTATCGCtactatatcaatatatacatacatatttattaaaatattttaaggtgaggtaaggggtggggtgggggttggAGGGGGGGCTAGGGCCCCCTACCCCATAAGGTGCCTCCGCCCCTGGGCCTGCTGGAAGGTGTTCGTGGAAATCGCAGGAAGATGCTTGCGTAGAGAACCACGGCAACGGCCTGACATGGCGGATGTAGTGAAGAATCTTGAGTTAGCAGTGGCCTTGCAACAAAGGGCGGCGGAAATAGCATTGATTGTAAGCATTATTGGCCGTGATAATCCTAGTAAGGGCTATGTCGTCCGGTCGCACCTGTACCAACTCTTTCAAAGGGGAAAATTGTTCTTTCAGGACAATAATTGAAGCTCCTTAATTCTTCCCATATTTAATTTAGACACCCCTGATGT is a window of Ipomoea triloba cultivar NCNSP0323 chromosome 11, ASM357664v1 DNA encoding:
- the LOC115995858 gene encoding coatomer subunit beta'-2-like is translated as MPQNYILACEIFYIWGLDFAGPFSDSKGFKYILIAVDYVSKWVEAEALRNNDARSVTRFLKRLFTRFGVPRIVISDRGTHFRNVPMRRLLQKQGIQHRGGVPYHPQTTGQVENANRDIKAILEKTVARHRKYWVDKLNDALWAFQTAYKTPIGTTPYRLDISKFIFRDCFHLELPNSGKCNFTLDAHLKGVNCVDYFTGGDKPYLITGSDDHTAKVWDYQTKSCVQTLEGHTHNVSTVCFHPELPIIITGSEDGTVRIWHSTTYRLENTLNYGLERVWAIGYIKGSRRVVIGYDEGTIMVKMGREVPIASMDNSGKIIWAKHNEIQTVNIKSVGSDYEVTDGERLPLAVKELGTCDLYPQSLKHNPNGRFVVVCGDGEYIIYTALAWRNRSFGSALEFIWSSDGEYAVRESTSRIKIFSKNFQEKKSIRPTFSADRIYGGTLLAMCSNDFICFYDWADCRLIRRIDVNVKNLYWAESGDLLAIASDASFYILKYNRDVVSAHFDSGRSVDDQGIEDAFELLYEISERVRTGIWVGDCFIYNNSSWRLNYCVGGEVTTMFHLDRPMYLLGYLANQSRVYLIDKEFNVIGYTLLLSLIEYKTLVMRGDLERANEVLPSIPKEHHNSVARFLESRGMVEEALEVATDPDYRFELAIQLGKLDIAKEIALVAHSESKWKQLGELAMSSGMLDLAEQCLKQANDLSGLLLLYSSLGDAEGITELASLSKEHGKNNVSFLCLFMLGKVEECIQLLVDSNRLPEAAFMARSYLPSKVSEIVEIWKKDLNKINQKAAEALADPKEYPNLFEDWQVALAVESSVAETRYVGLFSAASEYVNQADRSIINLVEAFRNMRMDEEQPLQNGDLDHEVADQNGDEVQDDAQEETVLVDADSMDGAVLINGNGTEEQWGMNNEGEELA